A window of Firmicutes bacterium HGW-Firmicutes-1 contains these coding sequences:
- a CDS encoding 2-amino-4-hydroxy-6-hydroxymethyldihydropteridine pyrophosphokinase, with the protein MDKIIIKDLEIYAFHGVNQGEKDLGQRFLVSVELKIDLLEAGLTDKLTATVNYAQLCLELERVFKKEKHDLIERAAEQLSDHILMTYDRVQGVKLTVKKPWAPIGKMLEYAAVEIEREWHTAYIALGSNLGDKQENLKQAIDRIQKSEKNKVTKTSNFYETDPVGFVDQDKFLNGAIEVKTMYTPKELMSFLLDTEGELKRVRTFTWGPRIIDLDILLYDNMITTFEEVIIPHPRMHERIFVLKPLNDIASFVIHPMLHERIGQLLSRLED; encoded by the coding sequence ATGGACAAAATTATTATTAAGGACTTGGAAATATATGCCTTTCACGGAGTTAATCAAGGAGAAAAGGATTTAGGACAAAGATTTTTAGTTTCTGTTGAGTTGAAAATCGACTTATTAGAAGCTGGTCTGACCGATAAACTAACTGCTACTGTGAATTATGCACAGCTTTGCTTAGAATTAGAGCGTGTATTTAAAAAAGAGAAGCATGATTTAATTGAAAGAGCTGCTGAGCAATTAAGTGATCACATATTAATGACATATGATAGAGTACAAGGAGTAAAGCTTACGGTTAAAAAACCATGGGCACCTATCGGTAAAATGCTTGAATATGCAGCAGTTGAGATTGAACGCGAGTGGCATACAGCTTATATAGCCTTGGGTTCTAATTTAGGAGATAAGCAAGAGAATCTAAAACAAGCGATAGACAGAATTCAAAAATCAGAAAAAAACAAGGTGACTAAGACATCTAATTTTTATGAAACTGATCCAGTTGGATTTGTAGATCAAGATAAGTTTTTAAATGGAGCTATAGAAGTGAAAACAATGTATACTCCAAAAGAATTAATGAGCTTTTTACTTGATACTGAAGGGGAATTGAAGAGAGTGAGAACGTTTACGTGGGGTCCTAGAATAATAGATTTAGATATATTATTATATGATAATATGATTACTACCTTTGAAGAAGTAATTATACCTCATCCCAGAATGCATGAACGAATATTTGTATTGAAACCTTTAAATGATATTGCATCATTTGTTATTCACCCAATGTTACATGAGAGAATTGGGCAGTTATTAAGCAGATTAGAAGAT